The following proteins come from a genomic window of Gossypium raimondii isolate GPD5lz chromosome 5, ASM2569854v1, whole genome shotgun sequence:
- the LOC105769501 gene encoding phosphatidylglycerophosphate phosphatase PTPMT2 has protein sequence MKIEELDEVENDRRNDGVKQLQIVRVDDAKRVLVGAGARILFYPTLLYNVFRNKIQSEFRWWDEVDQFLLLGAVPFPKDVRRLKQLGVGGVITLNEPFETLVSTSLYRAHGIDHLVIPTRDYLFAPSISDISKAVAFIHKNACCCRTTYVHCKAGRGRSTTVVLCYLVEHKQMTPAGALEYVQSRRPRVLLAPSQWKAVMEYSRHRQPTHSPTADAVMITKEDLEGYHNTFDNITGKELVVMPRMVRARPMIARLSKLSCLFASLKVSGVSGPVNGRLSETRAC, from the exons ATGAAGATCGAGGAGTTGGATGAAGTGGAGAATGATCGGCGAAACGACGGCGTTAAGCAGCTACAGATAGTTAGAGTCGACGACGCGAAGAGAGTTCTAGTCGGAGCAGGTGCTCGGATCCTGTTTTACCCGACCCTTTTATACAATGTTTTCAGAAACAAAATCCAATCTGAATTCAGATGGTGGGACGAAGTTGACcag tttcttttgCTGGGGGCGGTTCCGTTTCCCAAGGACGTTCGACGGTTGAAGCAATTGGGCGTTGGTGGGGTGATCACTCTGAATGAACCTTTTGAAACTCTGGTTTCCACTTCTTTATATCGT GCTCATGGAATTGATCACCTAGTAATTCCAACGAGAGATTATTTATTTGCTCCTTCAATTTCAGATATAAGCAAAGCTGTGGCTTTCATTCATA AGAATGCATGTTGCTGTAGAACCACCTACGTTCATTGCAAAGCTGGACGAGGAAGAAGCACCACCGTTGTGCTTTgctatttg GTAGAGCATAAGCAGATGACACCTGCAGGCGCCCTCGAATATGTTCAGTCTCGAAGACCTCGAGTTTTGCTTGCTCCCTCACAATGGAAA GCAGTTATGGAGTATAGCAGGCACCGACAGCCAACACACTCCCCAACAGCAGATGCAGTTATGATTACAAAAGAAGATCTTGAAGGCTATCATAATACTTTTGATAATATTACTGGCAAGGAGCTTGTGGTTATGCCCAGAATGGTGAGAGCCAGGCCCATGATAGCTAGACTATCCAAACTATCATGCCTTTTTGCATCGTTGAAAGTTTCCGGTGTTTCTGGACCTGTGAATGGGAGGCTAAGTGAAACACGTGCTTGCTGA
- the LOC105769500 gene encoding NAC domain-containing protein 75 — MNKSNLMSSITSSHLIDAKLEEHQLCGSKHCPGCGTKLEGKPDWLGLPAGVKFDPTDQELIEHLEAKVEAKDMKSHPLIDEFIPTIEGEDGICYTHPEKLPGVTRDGLSKHFFHRPSKAYTTGTRKRRKIQTECDLQGGETRWHKTGKTRPVMVNGKQKGCKKILVLYTNFGKNRKPEKTNWVMHQYHLGQHEEEKEGELVVSKIFYQTQPRQCNWSDRTNAATTVDGTTNVVVVDPNNIRRDSGIRSCSSKEQLIPLRDEVSGAGIAPAALSSFASAMDIQHLKSDHHLSFTPFSKSFDQVGLAEASAARETPTQGTGQEIPEHHRGPNHMAHDHHHHLLLHHHQQQQQQQHQIATTAFHISRPSHPISTIISPPPLHHTSIILDEDSFHVSRIMLQNESFQQQQEQQSHKLGGRSATGLEELIMGCTSTDIKEESSITNPQEAEWLKYSSFWPDPDNHAHHG; from the exons ATGAATAAGAGTAACCTGATGAGCTCCATCACCAGCTCTCATCTCATCGATGCAAAGCTCGAGGAGCATCAGTTGTGTGGATCCAAGCACTGCCCTGGTTGTGGAACCAAGCTTGAAGGAAAGCCG GACTGGTTAGGTCTACCAGCAGGAGTGAAATTTGATCCGACAGATCAAGAACTGATAGAACACCTTGAAGCAAAAGTAGAAGCTAAAGACATGAAATCTCACCCTTTGATAGATGAGTTCATCCCAACTATTGAAGGAGAAGATGGGATTTGCTATACCCATCCCGAGAAACTCCCAG GAGTGACCAGAGATGGGTTGAGCAAGCATTTCTTTCACAGGCCATCAAAGGCCTACACAACTGGGACaagaaagagaaggaaaattcAAACCGAATGTGACTTACAAGGTGGAGAAACAAGGTGGCATAAAACGGGGAAGACAAGGCCAGTCATGGTCAATGGCAAACAAAAAGGGTGCAAGAAAATCTTGGTTCTCTACACGAATTTTGGGAAGaaccgaaaacccgaaaagacTAATTGGGTCATGCACCAATATCATCTTGGTCAACACGAGGAAGAGAAAGAAGGAGAGCTTGTGGTGTCCAAGATATTTTATCAGACTCAACCAAGGCAGTGCAACTGGTCTGATCGAACTAATGCTGCCACAACTGTTGATGGAACGACCAACGTGGTCGTCGTCGACCCTAATAATATCAGACGAGATAGTGGCATTCGAAGTTGTTCTTCAAAGGAGCAATTAATCCCTCTTAGAGATGAAGTGTCCGGAGCTGGGATTGCCCCCGCTGCTTTATCAAGTTTTGCCTCTGCCATGGATATTCAACACTTGAAATCTGATCATCATCTGAGTTTCACCCCGTTTAGTAAAAGCTTCGACCAG GTGGGGCTTGCAGAAGCTTCAGCAGCAAGGGAAACTCCAACACAAGGCACGGGCCAAGAGATACCGGAGCATCATCGGGGGCCAAATCATATGGCCcatgatcatcatcatcatcttcttctccatcatcatcaacaacagcagcagcagcagcatcAGATTGCTACCACGGCGTTCCACATTAGCAGGCCATCGCATCCCATTTCCACCATCATCTCTCCACCTCCCCTTCACCACACCTCCATCATCCTTGACGAGGACTCCTTTCATGTCTCAAGAATAATGCTACAAAACGAAAGTTTCCAG CAACAACAGGAGCAGCAAAGTCATAAACTGGGAGGAAGGTCTGCAACAGGTTTGGAAGAACTAATAATGGGTTGCACTTCAACTGATATCAAAGAA GAGTCATCAATAACGAACCCACAAGAAGCTGAATGGTTGAAGTACTCCTCTTTTTGGCCTGACCCTGACAACCATGCTCATCATggctag
- the LOC105769815 gene encoding ATP-dependent 6-phosphofructokinase 3 codes for MDSVIAPLCLFIPLNCNNNKKKSYYCYYNSNHILNISFKNKIRCSVPSSAGIFNLKKFTAVSFRYDHRHRRGSSSCLRRAVMDSSNSASSPDMQKPKIVTGPGGYVLEDVPHLSDYIPDLPTYPNPLQDNPAYSVVKQYFVHVDDTVPQKIVVHKDSPRGVHFRRAGPRQRVYFDSDEVHACIVTCGGLCPGLNTVIREIVCGLYHMYGVKKVLGIDGGYKGFYAKNTVHLDPKVVNDIHKRGGTILGTSRGGHDTSKIVDSIQDRGINQVYIIGGDGTQRGAAVIFEEVRRRGLKVSVAGIPKTIDNDIPVIDKSFGFDTAVEEAQRAINAAHVEADSIENGIGLVKLMGRYSGFIAMYATLASRDVDCCLIPESPFYLEGPGGLFEYIEKRLKENGHMVIVIAEGAGQELLSESIQSMTLKDASGNKLLQDVGLWISQRIKDYFSKQRKMPINLKYIDPTYMIRAIPSNASDNVYCTLLAQSVVHGAMAGYTGFTSGLVNGRQTYIPFYRIIEKRNGVVITDRMWARLLSSTNQPSFLCLKDSIEDTGDEEQSNQLLENGHCGEEGSLISKR; via the exons ATGGATTCCGTTATCGCCCCGTTGTGTTTATTTATTCCTTTGAATTGTAATAACAATAAGAAAAAGagctattattgttattataatagtaatcatattttaaatattagttttaagaataaaatacgCTGTTCAGTGCCATCGAGTGCTGGAATcttcaatttaaaaaagttCACTGCAGTTAGCTTCCGTTACGATCACCGTCACCGTCGCGGGAGTTCCAGTTGTTTGAGACGTGCAGTTATGGATTCGTCAAACTCGGCTTCTTCACCTGACATGCAAAAGCCTAAGATCGTGACCGGTCCTGGCGGTTATGTTCTTGAAGATGTTCCTCACTTGTCGGATTACATCCCTGATCTTCCT ACATATCCTAATCCGTTGCAAGACAATCCGGCATACTCTGTTGTCAA GCAATATTTCGTCCATGTAGATGACACCGTTCCTCAAAAG ATTGTTGTTCACAAGGATAGTCCGAGGGGAGTACATTTCCGACGAGCCGGACCACGTCAAAGG GTGTATTTTGACTCTGATGAAGTTCATGCCTGTATCGTGACATGCGGTGGACTTTGCCCTGGACTTAACACAGTGATTAGGGAGATAGTATGCGGCTTGTACCACATGTACGGTGTGAAGAAAGTTTTAGGGATAGAT GGCGGATATAAAGGATTTTATGCTAAAAATACCGTGCATTTAGATCCTAAGGTGGTCAACGATATTCATAAACGTGGTGGAACAATTCTTGGGACATCACGAGGTGGTCATGATACCTCAAAGATTGTCGATAGCATTCAAGATCGAGGTATAAATCAGGTGTACATTATCGGAGGAGATGGAACTCagagaggggcagctgtaatattTGAG GAAGTTAGGAGGCGTGGCCTCAAAGTTTCAGTTGCTGGGATTCCTAAAACGATCGATAACGACATCCCG GTTATTGATAAGTCCTTTGGCTTTGACACTGCTGTTGAGGAGGCTCAACGTGCCATTAATGCTGCTCACGTTGAAGCTGACAGTATTGAAAATGGAATTGGTCTTGTGAAGTTGATGGGTCGCTACAGTG GTTTTATTGCAATGTATGCTACTCTTGCAAGCCGAGATGTGGATTGCTGCTTGATACCAGAATCACCCTTTTATCTGGAAGGACCAGGAGGACTTTTTGAATACATCGAAAAACGGCTTAAAGAAAACGGGCATATGGTTATCGTGATAGCAGAGGGTGCTGGACAGGAGCTGCTTTCTGAGAGCATACAATCAATGACGCTGAAAGATGCCTCAGGAAACAAGCTTCTCCAGGATGTGGGGCTATGGATATCGCAGAGGATCAAG GACTACTTTTCAAAACAAAGGAAGATGCCCATAAACCTCAAGTATATAG ATCCTACATACATGATTCGGGCTATTCCAAGCAATGCATCTGATAATGTTTACTGCACACTTCTTGCTCAAAGTGTTGTTCATGGAGCAATGGCAGGGTACACCGGCTTCACAAGCGGCCTTGTCAATGGCAGGCAGACATACATACCATTCTAT AGAATTATAGAGAAACGAAACGGCGTTGTGATTACGGATAGGATGTGGGCAAGGCTTCTGTCTTCAACGAATCAACCAAGCTTTTTGTGCCTCAAAGACTCCATTGAAGACACAGGCGATGAAGAGCAATCAAATCAATTGTTGGAGAATGGACATTGTGGCGAAGAGGGTTCCCTCATTTCAAAGAGATGA
- the LOC105769817 gene encoding AP-4 complex subunit sigma, with translation MGIRFILMVNKQGQTRLAQYYEWLTLEERRALEGEIVRKCLARNEQQCSFVEHRNYKIVYRRYASLFFLVGVDNDENELAILEFIHLLVETMDRHFGNVCELDIMLHLEKAHFMLEEMVMNGCIVETSKANILTPVQLLEKT, from the exons ATGGGGATCAGATTCATATTGATGGTGAACAAGCAAGGGCAGACTCGTCTCGCCCAGTACTACGAGTGGCTTACCCTCGAAGAACGGCGTGCTCTCGAAGGCGAGATCGTCCGCAAGTGCTTAGCCCGCAACGAACAACAG TGTTCATTTGTTGAGCACCGGAACTACAAAATTGTATATAGGCGATACGCTTCGCTGTTTTTCTTAGTTGGAGTTGACAACGACGAA AATGAGCTTGCAATTCTGGAATTTATACATCTCTTGGTAGAAACCATGGACCGCCATTTTGGCAACGTG TGTGAGCTCGATATCATGTTGCATTTAGAGAAAGCTCATTTCATGTTGGAGGAAATGGTTATGAATGGTTGCATTGTTGAGACAAGCAAGGCTAACATTCTGACTCCAGTTCAGCTGTTggagaaaacatag